The Methanobrevibacter wolinii SH genome includes a window with the following:
- a CDS encoding MBL fold metallo-hydrolase → MRIIFLGTGGGRFATISQKRMTGGFRIDNINGFNLHVDPGPGGLIRTLQYGLNPTKLNGIFVSHCHTDHYNDAEILIEAMTKGMTKNKGCIIGSKSVMEGHEKWGPCISNYHKSHSKNYTIEPGKEIDFGKFKMKGTKTIHGDPYGTGFQLKTKNICISYTSDTRYYDELADYHKGADILIGSILRPGDNGLKGHMCSDDFINLINEVKPKLAIMTHFGFKMLKHNPKDEAKRIKHKTGVKTIAASDGLSIDIDFKNVNKSYLSKSKIRAVPGKHYKNIFNY, encoded by the coding sequence ATGAGAATTATATTTTTAGGAACTGGTGGAGGAAGATTTGCTACAATCAGTCAAAAGAGAATGACTGGAGGATTTAGAATAGATAATATAAACGGATTTAACCTCCACGTAGATCCGGGACCAGGGGGACTAATTAGAACATTACAATATGGCTTGAATCCAACAAAACTTAATGGTATTTTTGTCTCACATTGTCATACAGACCATTATAATGATGCAGAAATATTAATTGAAGCTATGACCAAAGGAATGACAAAAAATAAGGGTTGTATCATAGGTAGTAAAAGTGTAATGGAAGGACATGAGAAATGGGGTCCTTGTATATCAAATTACCATAAGAGTCATTCTAAAAATTATACAATAGAACCTGGAAAAGAGATAGACTTTGGAAAATTCAAAATGAAAGGTACAAAGACTATACATGGAGATCCATATGGTACTGGTTTTCAATTAAAAACTAAAAACATTTGTATTTCATATACAAGTGATACAAGATATTATGATGAATTAGCAGATTATCATAAAGGAGCAGATATATTAATTGGAAGTATTCTTCGTCCAGGTGATAATGGATTAAAAGGCCATATGTGTAGTGATGACTTTATAAATCTTATAAATGAAGTAAAACCAAAATTAGCAATAATGACTCATTTCGGATTTAAAATGTTAAAACATAATCCAAAAGATGAAGCTAAAAGAATTAAACACAAAACTGGAGTAAAAACTATTGCTGCAAGTGATGGTCTTTCAATAGACATTGATTTTAAAAATGTAAATAAATCTTATTTATCTAAATCAAAAATAAGAGCAGTTCCAGGAAAACATTATAAAAATATTTTTAATTATTAA
- the nifU gene encoding Fe-S cluster assembly scaffold protein NifU, whose protein sequence is MEEYTDKVMDHFAHPRNTGVIENPSGEATVGNPTCGDLMTFYIDVDDNDVITDIKFKTFGCGAAIATSSMITEIAIGKTVDEAYKITRKDVADDLDGLPKIKMHCSNLASDALRAAIDDYRAKKGKEDNA, encoded by the coding sequence ATGGAAGAATATACTGATAAAGTTATGGATCATTTTGCACACCCAAGAAATACTGGTGTAATTGAAAATCCTAGTGGTGAAGCTACTGTAGGAAACCCAACTTGTGGGGATTTAATGACATTTTACATTGATGTTGATGATAATGATGTAATTACTGATATTAAATTTAAAACATTTGGATGTGGTGCAGCTATTGCAACTAGTAGTATGATTACTGAAATTGCAATTGGAAAAACTGTAGATGAAGCATATAAAATCACAAGGAAAGATGTTGCAGATGATTTAGATGGATTACCAAAAATCAAAATGCACTGTTCAAACCTTGCTAGTGATGCTTTACGTGCAGCTATTGATGATTACAGGGCAAAAAAAGGTAAAGAAGATAATGCTTAA
- the nifS gene encoding cysteine desulfurase NifS → MYMDNSATSPVNHEVFEEMKPYFEEKFGNASTLYDLGRISQRAVHHAREQVADLINADVDEITFTSGGTESDNMALKGIALKQHSKATEDNAKNHIITTAIEHPAILETCRFLEKYGFEVTYLPVDSDGIVDLDALEKAIKKETILISVMHANNEIGTVEPIKEIGEIAHKHNVLFHTDAVQSAGKVPIDVKDQNVDLLSISSHKLYGPKGVGAIYIKKGVRLEKLIHGGGQEKGLRSGTENVPGIVGFGKACEIAKRDMEKNNAHLTKIRDKIIKRVTEEVPEAYVNGSLEHRLPNNVHLRFSGIEGESLLLRLDAKGIQSATGSACSSRKLEPSHVLTAIGLEPALAHGSLRLSLGLENKYEDTDYVVDSIEEVVDGLRKMSPLWDYENSKYIEIDADDVY, encoded by the coding sequence ATATATATGGATAACTCAGCTACTTCACCTGTAAATCATGAAGTATTTGAAGAAATGAAACCATACTTTGAAGAAAAATTTGGTAATGCTTCTACTTTATATGACTTAGGTAGAATATCTCAAAGAGCAGTACATCATGCACGTGAACAAGTAGCAGATTTAATTAATGCTGACGTTGATGAAATTACATTCACAAGTGGAGGTACTGAATCAGATAATATGGCATTAAAAGGAATTGCTTTAAAACAACATTCTAAAGCTACTGAAGATAATGCTAAAAATCATATAATTACTACTGCAATTGAACATCCTGCTATATTAGAAACATGTCGTTTCTTAGAAAAATATGGTTTTGAAGTTACATATTTACCAGTAGATTCTGATGGTATTGTAGATTTAGATGCTTTAGAAAAAGCAATTAAAAAAGAAACTATCTTAATTAGTGTAATGCATGCTAATAATGAAATAGGTACTGTTGAACCAATTAAAGAAATCGGTGAAATTGCACATAAACATAATGTTTTATTCCATACTGATGCAGTTCAAAGTGCAGGAAAAGTACCTATTGATGTAAAAGATCAAAATGTTGATTTATTATCAATTAGTTCACATAAATTATATGGGCCTAAAGGAGTAGGTGCAATATATATTAAAAAAGGAGTAAGATTAGAAAAACTTATTCATGGTGGAGGTCAAGAAAAAGGTCTTCGTTCAGGTACTGAAAATGTTCCAGGTATTGTTGGATTTGGTAAAGCATGTGAAATTGCAAAACGTGATATGGAGAAAAATAATGCTCATTTAACTAAAATTAGAGATAAAATAATTAAAAGAGTAACTGAAGAAGTACCTGAAGCATATGTTAATGGTAGTTTAGAACATAGATTACCTAATAATGTACATTTAAGATTCTCTGGTATTGAAGGTGAATCATTATTATTAAGACTTGATGCTAAAGGAATTCAATCTGCAACTGGTTCTGCTTGTTCTTCAAGAAAATTAGAACCTTCTCATGTATTAACCGCAATTGGATTAGAACCAGCATTGGCTCATGGTTCTCTAAGATTATCTTTAGGTCTTGAAAATAAATATGAAGATACGGATTATGTTGTAGATTCTATTGAAGAAGTAGTTGATGGTTTAAGAAAAATGTCTCCATTATGGGACTATGAAAACTCAAAATATATTGAAATTGATGCTGATGATGTATATTAA